The Leishmania panamensis strain MHOM/PA/94/PSC-1 chromosome 32 sequence genome window below encodes:
- a CDS encoding hypothetical protein (TriTrypDB/GeneDB-style sysID: LpmP.32.0220) codes for MSLYAVSISLGASSSYVAVAPVSSTTGTAVVPDTAPIKVIANSSGHRNTPVVAALMEQELLFGDNALHQYSRQPQKVVPYLFAYAAAAASIADAQHLREAEADDTTEPEVVTSDLLQVIEAASKQKYQGHCRLTQAASGKRRLGFEYTSGSDGDPVTSFISAEDLFIGFLNHIKEHSVDGVCGLTTTTGSGDAASSTTRLFLTLVVPRYALPGTAGCAHVDHRGRTVEWLKEAVQSSHLSSVVLSTSVVFSDEAVVAAYDAATEERRVPRLLSTAPHNMLVVDWGAHSLCLSLLCSRGGTLVCPPRHHSVPYRCFTKGSSAVGEGYFAVGTCSGGDALDVALAERVAAQYMTQQRRLFASPSRNFSALLRLNHTLPTIGSTEHPATQLLHEVIPPRSMRRLALLIAEKKVSLNTNPQATSVAVEAEAFYEGMDLMDTQTMTKNKLENAIRSEWGLVDMFNNALQAFSEKYKDTWAEGSVDTVLLAGGMCQMASLTKVLAASIQSPGQRSLFAAGVRVLDSSLMGNGVCADELPSVGGCQQSCLVAESYRRKRSALSQQSRKGAGKLQAAVAAQVAETATSVWEALTKDSDDDDSSGEEAIQGEFMNDPHSGLFLARNVYLYVGDAAALTSAATQQLPYASLRVLLAHSAALPCRVALPWSPGSTEARVVLYLFTDAHDTPSTVPAGDLVEVRPVNCSGVVLSAATAVARDGTLSPLCLIVTAQAKWNEVSERVVQVSMQLVRVPSVSGTNIASLVLTPAIVCSTSEFVLQ; via the coding sequence ATGTCATTGTATGCCGTCAGCATTTCACTCGGCGCGTCGAGCAGCTATGTTGCCGTCGCACcggtgagcagcaccaccggcacGGCTGTGGTGCCTGATACAGCTCCTATTAAGGTCATCGCCAACTCCAGCGGCCATCGCAATACCCCTGTTGTGGCAGCTTTGATGGAGCAAGAGTTGCTCTTCGGTGACAACGCCCTCCACCAGTACTCGCGTCAGCCTCAGAAAGTCGTGCCTTACCTCTTCGCctacgccgctgctgctgcctctatCGCGGACGCGCAGCACTTacgcgaggcggaggcagacGACACCACCGAGCCAGAGGTGGTCACATCTGATCTGCTGCAGGTAATCGAGGCCGCATCGAAGCAGAAGTATCAGGGCCACTGCCGGCTTACCCAGGCTGCCTCTGGCAAGCGGCGGCTCGGGTTCGAGTACACGTCAGGATCAGACGGTGACCCGGTCACGAGCTTCATCTCTGCCGAGGACCTTTTTATTGGCTTCTTGAACCACATCAAAGAGCACTCCGTAGACGGCGTATGTGGACTGACGACGACCACCGGCAGCGGAGACGCCGCATCGAGCACGACAAGGCTCTTTCTGACGCTGGTGGTGCCGCGCTACGCATTACCAGGCACTGCTGGCTGCGCCCATGTCGACCACCGCGGGCGCACTGTGGAGTGGCTGAAGGAGGCAGTGCAGTCGTCGCATCTGAGCTCCGTTGTGCTGAGCACCAGTGTTGTCTTCAGTGatgaggcggtggtggctgcgtACGATGCCGCCACGGAGGAGCGCCGTGTGCCGAGACTCCTCTCCACTGCTCCGCACAATATGCTCGTAGTAGACTGGGGAGCAcattctctctgcctgtctTTGCTATGCTCCCGCGGTGGGACTCTTGTCTGCCCCCCGCGGCATCACAGCGTTCCCTACCGCTGCTTCACAAAGGGTAGCAGCGCCGTGGGTGAGGGCTACTTTGCCGTAggcacctgcagcggcggcgacgcgtTGGATGTGGCCCTGGCAGAAagggtggcggcgcagtacatgactcagcagcggcgcctcttcGCGAGCCCGTCGCGCAACTTCAGTGCTCTGCTGCGTCTCAACCACACACTGCCCACCATCGGCTCGACCGAGCACCCAGCCACCCAGCTTCTTCATGAGGTAATCCCGCCACGGTCGATGCGCCGTCTGGCCCTGCTGATTGCCGAAAAGAAGGTTTCGCTCAATACAAACCCGCAAGCTACCTCTgtcgcggtggaggcggaggcatTCTACGAAGGAATGGACCTAATGGACACGCAGACAATGACGAAGAACAAGCTGGAAAACGCCATTCGGAGCGAGTGGGGGCTGGTGGACATGTTCAACAACGCTCTTCAAGCCTTTTCGGAAAAGTACAAAGACACCTGGGCTGAGGGGTCTGTGGATACGGTCCTGCTTGCAGGCGGCATGTGCCAGATGGCCTCCTTGACAAAGGTGCTAGCCGCCTCCATTCAGTCACCCGGGCAGCGGTCACTCTTCGCAGCTGGTGTGCGCGTCTTGGACTCGAGCCTCATGGGGAACGGCGTGTGCGCCGATGAGCTGCCCTCTGTCGGCGGGTGTCAGCAGAGCTGTCTTGTGGCTGAATCCTACAGGAGGAAGCGGAGCGCCCTTTCCCAACAGTCGCGAAAGGGCGCTGGCAAGCTGCaggccgccgttgctgcgcaAGTCGCCGAAACGGCCACCAGTGTCTGGGAGGCCCTAACGAAGgacagcgatgacgatgatagtagcggcgaggaggccaTACAGGGGGAGTTCATGAACGACCCGCACTCCGGGTTGTTCCTCGCCAGAAACGTGTACTTGTACGTCGGCGATGCCGCGGCATTGACCTCTGCGGCGACCCAGCAGCTGCCTTATGCTTCCCTGCGTGTGTTGCTGGCGCACTCGGCGGCCCTTCCCTGCCGAGTCGCTCTTCCGTGGTCTCCGGGATCTACCGAGGCGCGGGTAGTGCTCTACCTCTTTACAGATGCGCACGACACACCGTCAACCGTCCCTGCGGGAGATCTCGTGGAGGTGCGCCCAGTGAACTGCTCTGGGGTTGttctctctgctgccactgccgtgGCACGCGATGGAACGCTGAGCCCTCTCTGCCTGATTGTCACGGCGCAGGCGAAGTGGAATGAGGTCTCGGAGAGGGTAGTGCAGGTGAGCATGCAGCTAGTGCGCGTGCCCAGCGTCAGTGGCACCAACATCGCATCGCTGGTTCTCACCCCTGCTATCGTTTGCAGCACGTCTGAGTTTGTCCTCCAGTGA
- a CDS encoding hypothetical protein (TriTrypDB/GeneDB-style sysID: LpmP.32.0230) — protein sequence MRGKCFTTPTGHPGVHQGGYTQLHALTSSTPHGQWVSARRCNTSTLQKERYRSQERSRPRPIAAHALSITALERQAQAVQGNSVRDASVHHMLNELVDLSHSIAALLDEGQISSHPDVPSAGDRQQEANLKTLEIERIVRRVEAHFIDRIQLLETVNASLMKEVQELREVLATQRTNDAAGQASVLRDVCGRLREESQTLDLLDKVSSDETGNGTAVSEAEHLRRVLVAEKRQRLRVEEQTQSLAEQHARVVGTLERRLKRQEEQLYDLIAAIERSYGGGSSVTAAPLTGSTERGSSHRFATPRRLLRQQLAQHQQTQRALQQYKESLCFELPSLVESGEMAATMKELGLDDVQHTLESIRLSKPLAAQKHNHDQEAAQETLVARPPLRAVREQQAVARSPVDGLQASAPPPVAHRAVLTSASDVDEITTFLENITKELESLDAQ from the coding sequence ATGCGAGGCAAGTGTTTCACAACCCCAACCGGGCATCCCGGGGTGCATCAAGGTGGCTACACGCAGCTCCACGCTTTGACCTCCTCTACCCCGCACGGACAGTGGGTGTCTGCGAGGCGCTGTAATACGAGTACACTGCAGAAGGAGCGGTACAGATCTCAGGAACGTTCGCGTCCACGCCCGATTGCAGCGCATGCGCTTTCCATCACGGCCCTAGAGCGACAGGCTCAGGCGGTGCAGGGAAACAGCGTGCGGGATGCCTCGGTGCATCACATGCTTAATGAGTTGGTCGACCTTAGCCACAGCATTGCCGCTCTACTGGATGAGGGACAGATTTCTTCGCACCCCGACGTTCCAAGCGCAGGGGACCGACAGCAGGAGGCCAATCTCAAGACACTGGAAATCGAGCGCATTGTGCGCAGGGTGGAGGCGCACTTTATCGATCGCATTCAGTTGCTGGAGACGGTGAACGCCTCTTTGATGAAAGAAGttcaggagctgcgcgaggttcTTGCAACCCAGCGCACCAATGATGCTGCCGGTCAGGCGAGCGTCCTGCGCGACGTATGCGGTAGACTGCGGGAAGAGTCGCAGACGTTGGATCTCTTGGACAAGGTTTCGTCAGACGAGACCGGCAACGGTACTGCCGTCAGCGAAGCCGAGCACCTGCGGCGCGTACTTGTGGCGGAAAAGCGTCAGCGGTTGCGCGTTGAGGAGCAGACTCAGTcgctggcggagcagcaTGCGAGGGTGGTGGGGACGCTGGAGCGGCGCCTCAAaaggcaggaggagcagctctaCGATCTTATCGCGGCCATCGAGCGGAGCTACGGCGGAGGGTCATCCGTGACAGCTGCGCCTCTAACAGGCAGCACCGAGCGCGGCTCCTCTCATCGATTTGCCACAccacgccgcctcctccgccagcaGCTTGCGCAACACCAGCAGACGCAGCGGGCACTGCAACAGTACAAGGAGAGCCTCTGTTTTGAGCTGCCGTCTCTCGTTGAGAGCGGTGAGATGGCGGCAACCATGAAGGAGCTTGGGCTAGATGACGTGCAGCACACTCTAGAGTCGATTCGGTTAAGCAAACCCCTCGCCGCGCAGAAACACAATCATGATCAGGAGGCAGCTCAGGAGACTCTGGTTGCTCGTCCACCTCTACGAGCTGTCCGTGAGCAGCAGGCTGTGGCGCGCTCGCCTGTGGATGGGCTACAGGCGAGCGCGCCACCCCCTGTTGCTCATCGAGCCGTTCTCACTTCTGCCAGCGATGTGGACGAAATAACGACGTTTCTGGAGAACATTACGAAGGAGTTGGAGAGCCTCGACGCTCAGTAG
- a CDS encoding hypothetical protein (TriTrypDB/GeneDB-style sysID: LpmP.32.0240) — translation MWIPLENWGQLKLSAAKVEVKAEGGMEAGKSESVLELLALPKGKAKDNPNYVPHPILSIPISAISSASGTTKNDVSLTMRPAPTVGAGDLELTSIRFAVPNVCVGYEETEMAGKVILQDIQSGMVQYQEQFLQEHDSGNQDGKLLALAAMGSGQAKHTDEKVVATFDDVLLSYPSGKYKIVISNYNVVLEDKRKGASSGLLSFPLSDIQNLFLCDVPVYFSAAEEVDANSVPQYVVLILKNPLRIRTTAYNHVVISCPAGLTLDEEHPWRCELNTQDEIDKTLHLPPVKEGEVPSLVPTMSGRVSDILTRTFKAIAKVPAYGGINKEYKSVLTGHSQSSMRCFFHGSEGLLYVVNSGFLYLHRPATRILFNDVVRVELDESESGQATFQLTIFTAGARGEEKYVFSGIAKEEKDGLLRYLATKVKVVRTGLHAVSDDDDDEGDEEDEEEESDDSSDGDNGDDSGDDDDGYNDSRKRKREKQQHKKEKQHKEKKHKKEKRHKEKKHKKEKKHKKEKKHKTHRHEKSDS, via the coding sequence ATGTGGATTCCACTGGAAAACTGGGGCCAGCTGAAGCTGTCAGCGGCCAAGGTGGAGGTCAAGGCCGAGGGCGGCATGGAGGCGGGGAAAAGTGAGTCTGTCCTTgagctgctcgcgctgccgAAAGGGAAGGCAAAAGACAACCCCAACTACGTGCCACATCCAATACTGAGCATTCCCATCTCCGCCATCTCAAGCGCTTCTGGTACCACCAAGAATGACGTGAGTCTCACAATGCGGCCTGCGCCGACAGTTGGTGCAGGCGACTTGGAGCTGACATCAATCCGCTTCGCCGTGCCCAATGTGTGCGTCGGTTATGAAGAAACAGAGATGGCTGGCAAAGTTATTCTGCAAGATATTCAGAGCGGCATGGTGCAGTACCAGGAGCAGTTCCTCCAAGAGCACGACAGTGGCAACCAGGACGGCAAGCTGCTCGCTCTCGCCGCGATGGGCAGTGGTCAAGCTAAGCATACCGAtgagaaggtggtggcgactTTCGATGACGTGCTTCTCTCGTACCCGTCTGGTAAGTATAAGATTGTGATCTCAAACTACAACGTGGTTCTGGAGGACAAGAGGAAGGGCGCCTCAAGCGGTCTCCTCAGCTTTCCCCTCTCCGACATTCAGAACCTGTTCCTGTGCGACGTCCCCGTGTACTTctccgctgcggaggaggtggacgcGAACAGCGTGCCGCAGTACGTCGTGCTGATACTGAAGAACCCGCTGAGGATTCGCACGACAGCGTACAACCACGTTGTGATCTCCTGCCCTGCCGGCTTGACACTGGATGAGGAGCACCCGTGGCGTTGCGAGCTCAATACACAAGACGAGATCGACAAGACGCTCCACCTTCCTCCTgtgaaggagggcgaggtgCCGTCACTGGTGCCAACGATGAGCGGTCGTGTGAGTGACATTCTCACTCGCACCTTCAAAGCAATCGCCAAGGTGCCCGCGTACGGCGGCATCAACAAGGAGTATAAGTCTGTGCTCACTGGCCACTCGCAGTCCTCGATGCGTTGTTTCTTTCACGGGTCGGAGGGGCTGCTGTACGTTGTCAACAGCGGCTTTCTCTACCTGCACCGCCCCGCCACCCGCATCCTATTCAACGATGTCGTGCGTGTGGAGCTGGACGAGTCGGAGAGTGGTCAGGCTACCTTTCAGCTCACCATCTTCACCGCTGGAGCGAGGGGCGAGGAGAAGTACGTCTTTTCGGGTATtgcaaaggaggagaaggacggGCTCCTTCGATACCTCGCTACCAAGGTAAAGGTGGTGCGCACTGGTCTTCACGCTGttagcgacgacgacgacgacgagggtgacgaggaggatgaggaggaagagagcgatgactcgagcgacggcgacaaTGGCGACGATagcggcgatgacgatgatggcTATAACGACTCTCGCAAGCGCAAGcgcgagaagcagcagcacaagaaagagaagcagcacaaggaaaaaaagcacaagaaggagaagaggcacaaggagaagaagcacaagaaggagaaaaaacacaagaaggagaagaagcatAAAACACACAGGCATGAGAAGAGCGATTCATAG